gagagagagagagagagagagagagagagagagagagagagagagagagaaacaggaataaataaaaaagataaaagacaaaataaagaaaaaagaaaaataatcctTTAGTCTGGaaaacaaattctctctctctctctctctctctctctctctctctctctctctctctctctctctctctacttttggGAAAATCTTGGGAgcgggagaggaaataaaattgAAATGCATTGCAGAACTCGGAAAGCATGttcactccgttttcttttaggAATGGCCGCGTTTTCTGTGGGAACTTTAAGGgaatacttttacattttttacattaacgtgtgagagagagagagagagagagagagagagagagagagagagagagagagagagagagagagagagagagagagagagagagagagagaggtgaaaaggaaagcaaggaagtttagaaaaaaagatgaaattaagaaaagaaaaattgtgagagaaaatttaatcactttttctttcttatttctctttctttattttctttattatctccttttcttctgtgacgttttttctcatttctttatcttttcttttctttcctcctttattcattcattccttttcttccttccttccttttcttccttcaatctctacaaaacaaaaatctcttcttccttccttcatcccttccttccttccttcctttctccccttcctcttcccttccccttcctcttcctcttcctcttcccttcccttcccttcccttccctcgctcaAGTCTTCCAGTGTGAGAGTGTGAATAATGCATAAAGGATtgagtaactctctctctctctctctctctctctctctctctctctctctctctctctctctctctctctctctctctctctctctctctctctctctctctctcttccacacacacactttcctatttttctcgtGATGCACATTcaaggtttagagagagagagagagagagagagagagagagagagagagagagagagagagagagagagagagagagagagagagagagagagagagagaaattgtttgCATGAGTAATATTGCGTTGtgtttgcgctctctctctctctctctctctctctctctctctctctctctctctctctctctctctctctctctctctctctctctctctctctctctctccatcagctGAGTTATACggctttccgttttctttttcattgcagctaattgttacattttctttagcTAGATTTcacacgactctctctctctctctctctctctctctctctctctctctctctctctctctctctctctctctctctctctctctctctctctctctctctctctctctctgtcggaaGGTGTGTATAAGTggaccacagagagagagagagagagagagagagagagagagagagagagagagagagagagagagagagagagagagattttctcaCGTACAAAAGAAGCAATTGTACTTTCCGAGAGAAGAAAACTGGGAAAGTATTCaattaaagcgagagagagagagagagagagagagagagagagagagagagagagagagagagagagagagagagagaggcctgaaAAGTGAGCATGAACGAAACTTTCCGGGAATTTCCAGAATCGTGCTTCGTTCCagtttaatgttattttctcttttattttcccttcctctctctctctccattctttacgctctctctctctctctctctctctctctctctctctctctctctctctctctctctctctctctctctctctctctctctctctctctcgtgaaaaatacagcaaagacacacatacacacacacacacacacacacacacacacacagagagagagagagagagagagagagagagagagagagagagagagagagagagagagagagagagagagagagagagagacttttctttTTACCCATAGGCGTGAAAAGAGACaagggcgacacacacacacacacacacacacacacacacacacacacacacacacacacacacacacacacacacacacacacacacacacacacacacacacacacacacagttcacatAATTCTTTCAAACTTTGTAATCctaatatatataacaaaattacctctctctctctctctctctctctctctctctctctctctctctctctctctctctctctctctctctctctctctctctctctctctctcttttcccactCTTGTCACGTCtttgggaggggagggagggagggaaagaatggaggaaaggaaagagggagagaaagagggagagggagagagagggagagggagagagaggaagagggagagtgtaagGTATTTTGGAATCTTTAAATAAAGTTAAATCCTTTTAGAAGTCCTTTAAATCCTTCCTTTAAAAGTGTAAgtttagaggaggaggtggtggtggtggtggtggtgataggtggtggtggtggtggtggtggtgaaggaagagaaaggggaacaCTGAATGAGACGTAGAATGGgatgaacataaaggaagaggaggaggagttgagaagatggaagaggaggaggaggaggaggaggaagagaaagaggaggaggaggaatgatacgaagaaaaattaaaatatgtaaaagtttgattctccattctctctctctctctctctctctctctctctctctctctctctctctctctctctctctctctctctctctctctctctctctctctctctctctctctgtcatagtGTTGAGGTTTGAATTAAGTTTAAAAAAGTTTTCTGGAATGGATGTGAGgcggaataaagagagagagagagagagagagagagagagagagagagagagagagagagagagagagagagagagagatggtgcaTTGAGTGGtagcaagaaagagaaaagggagatagagagagaataaagcgaGTTTctgttagacacacacacacacacacacacacacacacacacacacacacacacacacacacacacacacacacacacacacacacacacacacacacacacacacacacacacacacactcaaaggcACAAAacaagacatgtttttgatatcagagctgagagagagagagagagagagagagagagagagagagagagagagagagagagagagagagagagagagagagagcgtttctACAAGAGCTCTTAATTAGGTGGATTTACTTTAGAATAGAAGGCTCTttttcacccctctctctctctctctctctctctctctctctctctctctctctctctctctctctctctctctctctctctctcacgttccaTTACTTAAATTAGAGCAAGTTGATGTCTTTCTCATAATAAAATTTTCTCTAATGTAATATTTTCTCATCCCCATTTTagatatcgagagagagagagagagagagagagagagagagagagagagagagagagagagagagagagagagagagagagagaggaaaattcaATGGAAATGTTTACCTTGTCAGCATTGgacttgaaagaaaacgggaaaaaggaagaaaactggaCTTGGAAATTAATTCatacggaagaggaggaggaggaggaaggggaggagggggaagaggaggaggaggaggaggaggaggaggaggaggagtaggaggagtaggaggagaaagtaagaggagcgagaaagtaaagtgaaaatgttaaagagagagagagagagagagagagagagagagagagagagagagagagagagagagagagagagagagaaattaagtacTTCAAAGCTCCAATATTTACTCTTTGAAGTATTTAAAGTAATATATAATGTTTATTCtttaatatttacacacacacacacacacacacacacacacacacacacacacacacacacacacacacacacacacacacacacacacacacacacacacacacacgccaataagacacacacagcaatacttttaattatttttattgatcTGAGTAAAATTACATTAAATATATTACCTGTTATTAATTATCTAGTCCgccaggtgaggtcaggtggaGGTGAGCTAATTAGACAGGTAATGGCACAGGTACTCAAGCTTTGGACCCTCCAGCTTGTTGTGGGGAGTGTGGGcgttcatttttttatctttccattaatgaggtatagagagagagagagagagagagagagagagagagagagagagagagagagagagagagagagagagagagagagtgagagagttgctttatttaacttttttctatatttatttacttatttatttgtttatttattttgccgatttattgaagttttatttatttgtttttgttatttttttgttttctgttttgttaagttatattttcttcttgtttcgcttgttatttttttattttattttatttttctgtattatttttctgatcaaagttttcttcctatatatttttttttattttatctttttccttaatttttgttttattttccttcgaatttgaagttttattttgttaattttttcggtattcttttcatttttctgttttacttttatattaatttcgtgataaacctcttttatattcatttttctccttttttttgtatttcctcattaatggatttgtttttgtttttttctaacagttcgtgcatttatttatatttttcctatgCTACgtgttcaatttttttattttatttttgtatgtttcttaatattaatgaaagtaaTACAATAAATAACGAAGAGGGAAGgttgttttgtggtggtggtggtgatggtgggtggggtgggtggggtgggtggggaggggccTTATCCAGTACTatctgatggtggtggcagtggatgaaggattggtggggaggaatcTTTAACTTTTCTATCTTACTGTCACTTTACTCTCGTCCAAAATTGAACATTGTGAGGGACAGGAGGCATTTTTGCTGTTTGTTCCTCGTTTGAGTTCCTTAGTgtgccattaccaccaccaccgccacctgcaGTGTTAACATGATGACGTCACTTtgttgacaccaccaccatcaccacctgcatGACGTCATCACTACTCGTGTCACGTGGGTGCAGTACAAACCCGGTATTTTGTGCCAGATCTGCTACAAGCTCcgatattttctgttttatccacTGAAACAAGGCTTGAAAACGTGGTAATAGCTCTAAAATTCACTAGAAATCCGATTTTTGGTGTCTAACCCACTGAAAACTTAATATTTTGCTTCTAATCCACTAGAAAACCCTATATTTGCTGTCTAACCCACTGAAAACTTAATATTTTGCTTCTAATCCACTAGAAAACCCTATATTTGGTGTCTAACCCACTGAAAACTTAATATTTTGCTTCTAATCCACTAGAAAACCCTATATTTGCTGTCTAATCCACTGAAAACTTAATATTTTGCTTCTAATCCACTAGAAAACCCTATATTTGCTGTCTAACCCACTGAAAACTTAATATTTTGCTTCTAATCCACTAGAAAACCCTATATTTGCTGTCTAATCCACTGAAAACTTAATATTTTGCTTCTAATCCTCTAGAAAACCCTATATTTGCTGTCTAACCCACTGAAAACTTAATATTTTGCTTCTAATCCAGTAGAAAACCCTATATTTGCTGTCTAATCCACTGAAAACTTAATATTTTGCTTCTAATCCACTAGAAAACCCTATATTTGCTGTGTAATCCACTGAAAACTTAATATTTTGCTTCTAATCCACTAGAAAACCCTATATTTGCTGTCTAACCCACTGAAAACTTAATATTTTGCTTCTAATCCACTAGAAAACCCTATATTTGCTGTCTAATCCACTGAAAACTTAATATTTTGCTTCTAATCCCCTAGAAAACCCTATATTTGCTGTCTAACCCACTGAAAACTTAATATTTTGCTTCTAATCCACTAGAAAACCTTATATTTGCTGTGTAATCCACTGAAAACCTGATATTTTGCTTTTAGTCCACTAGAAAACCCTATATTTGCTGTCTAATCCACTGAAAACTCGATATTTTGGTCTCGTCCACTGAACCAGGCTGCAACACCACTGGCAACCCATTATTGtcttattatataaaaaaaaaaaccagtcaCTCACCGAACCACATCTAACTCCACTAAAAACCCAATTCAAGGCCTCAGATCCACTTGAAGCCTTAACATCACTCTCCACTAACTCCACTTAGACATACTCCTCCACTTGATCCCTGTATATAGCATCTGAGGCCTCCACTGGCTCATACACCACCTGCTGCTCCacttgctgctcctcctccttgccagacaggtaggcaggtggAGCGGGGAGGTACACAGGGGGCTGGGGGCGTGGCTGGTACACAGGGGCAGGGTGGTAAGATGCAGGGGCTTCTGGGATGTCAGGATACTTGGCTTCACCCTCATAAGTCACCCTAGCTTGGAATCCATTAAGGTGATCAGCCACGTAATGGACAGTTTGAATCCTACCATCAGGAAGTGCTACAGAGTACGACCCTGTCACCTCCTGCCCGTCGGAATTCTCAGCGTGGGCATACTGGGCTCCGGAGTACGTGTCCTTAACGCCATAGTCAAACGCGTAGGGCTTGGGTTCCTGCAGAGGTTAGGGACTTAGTGTAGAAATGCATGATACTGTAGAATCGTCTGGCTGTGAGTGGTTTAAAttgtaggagtgtgtgtgtgtgtaaggaggatGTGAGCATAGGAGCGGTGGTGAAGGAgtgtgtgaagggaaggtgggagtgttttagtgtgtgagtgagtgagagaggcagTGACTTAATtaggagagagtaaagaagaaggaggacgagggattttctaagagagagagagacagagagagagactgcaagaggagagaaaaaggaaaaaaaggaaaaaagggagggagggaggaaggaaggaaaggcgagATGGCTGGAGACGTAACGTTAGggcggaggaaaaaaagaggaggaaagaggaaatggaggaagtttTTAGgatggagagatgagggaggagggaaggaagaagagcgatttaggaaggagatggaggaggaggaggaggtggaagagtgaaggtaaaa
The sequence above is drawn from the Scylla paramamosain isolate STU-SP2022 chromosome 44, ASM3559412v1, whole genome shotgun sequence genome and encodes:
- the LOC135093944 gene encoding cuticle protein 7-like — translated: MRGESSVSHVPPECGVRDVGGRGRDHGTPAVRGRPHIPQYVPPPPPAPYHPPQQKEEPKPYAFDYGVKDTYSGAQYAHAENSDGQEVTGSYSVALPDGRIQTVHYVADHLNGFQARVTYEGEAKYPDIPEAPASYHPAPVYQPRPQPPVYLPAPPAYLSGKEEEQQVEQQVVYEPVEASDAIYRDQVEEYV